The region TCTAACTCATCCATTAAACCACCTACGTActcgggttttattttaaaccAGCCTCCTCTTCGAGTATTTGGTTTGTATATGGAGTTTATACTTTTGATCATGATGCCCTCTTCACGGTTGTCAATTGCTTCATTCAAAGCATCAGCGCAGTCCTGTCTAATAGAGAGAACATCCATTCATATCAGCATGTTAATGCCAATAAAACTGTTTCAAACACCTATCCCGTAAGCTTCATTTACCTTGTTTTGGCGATTTTCCTTTCAGACAGAAATATCCTGCCTTCGATTGGATTTATAACTTCCTTCAATATATCTGTTCTTTCACTGAGAGGCTTGTTTGAAAGGACCTCTCCGTTCAAATAAAGGATGTCAAAAATTGCAAGGCATGGCTGATAATCCTTTATATCTTTGGATTTGATGTCGAAGTTTTCACCTTTTGATCCTGTTATATTAATACATTACATAATCAACTATTATGAGGCAGTAAACCAAGcagaaatcattgaaatgtaaacTGACCTAATGTTTTGGTTTCTGCATTGTAACCCAACATCTCTCCATCCAGAATACATGCTTTCACATTTGGGAGGAATGCAGAATGTACGTACGGCGTAAAATTTCCATCATATGGAGATGAACCATAGGTAGCTGTATACTCATTACCCCTAAAGTAATTTTGATTCATGATTGAAAAATAGCCACAAGAAAATTCCTATTTACTCAATTCTGGAGCAGTGCATTAATCTTTAGGCAAATTTGACAATCTAATTCACCTACCCTCTAGAGAAATACTTGTATATTGCATCATCTTTATGAAGTTGCATTCTTTCACCATCATATTTGGTTTCAACATAGAATTCTTTGTTATCCATTAACTTTTCAACCTTACTGGGAGCGCCGCGTTCACCAAGCATTGGACGAAATGGTGAGAACATGCTTATTCCTATTTCATGAAGTCGAACTGCCGGATTCTTTAATTGAACTGCCACCTACATCAGTAGAGgataaatgattgaaaatgcTGAATAACAAAAATAGCATATAACTTACATATATCATTACATACGCGTAAATCATACCTTCTCTAAACTGTTTGTAACATTATATAAATCTTCAGCATCTTCATGATAAACGCTAAACACTGTCTGTTGACTTATTCCACACTTCAGTTCTTTCATTATCATACGAATTAACCATTTCTGTTCTAAGGCCGATGATTCTTTCAGAAGTTTGAGAATGTGTTTTCGTACGGCATCTTTATTCTTTTTCGCATTGCCACTTGCAATTCCATTCAGACACTCGTTGACATCTTCTATCGTCAACTTTCCTTTGTCAGGACAACggtttttcaaaacaaaatatgcaacGCTTGCGAAATCCCCTCCAGCCTATTGAATTAAAGATTGTTCCGGTAGTTTAAGAATCATAATCTACTATGAGCCCTACAGAATAGCACTATGGCACAGTTTTAGCTTACCCCTTTAGCAACTTTTGGGGCTTTGTAATTCAGTAACTTTTGAGCATCTGGACTTTCCTTATTCAAACACAGCACTTCAATGAATAATCTTGCTAAAGTATTCTATAAgtgttgaaaatatgtatgtcACACATATACACCGAAAAAATTCTAATCTATTAGACGATatgaatttctatataaaTACTTCTTTGATTCCATAAGCAACACGCTCTTTTTCCAGCTGAGGTAACAGTAATCGCAAAGCCGGAAAAAATGAATCAGCCTACAAATGAAAGCAATTAGGACAATAGTAAATCTTGAATAAGGGGCCTACACGATGAGAAAGAGTAATTCAAAGATACACACCGTATTAGGATTATCAGCATGCAATTTATCATGAAACGATCGCCATTTCACTACAAATTCTTTTAGGATGGATCGCCTTGTTTCCAAAGTTCTTCGGCCACTCAAACGTTCTATCCTTTCCAGCAAACCAGCAAGTTCAGAAAATGGAACCTTTGATGCCACACTTAATGTAGAGCCTGATGTACTCatgtttgtgaaatttctGTAATGATAGGATATGATAAGGTTTCACACTCTAATTAGCGTAGTCTAGCCATTAAAGCCAAAACAAACTGTATCATTTGAGAATCATACTATTCCTAGGATAAAGAAAGCAGGATCTCAGTCTATTTTTTAGTAGTTTTACAAGGCTACGAtaaggtaactaactacaaGGCTGTAGAAATGTGTTGGGGATTAGGGGGGGGCATGATCTAGGCTGTAGTGTAGTACTGGAGCTACCTCTACAAGATTGTACTGTTTAGTAGTAGTAGGGGCATTTTGATAACATAAATAAAATGGTCTGTTACTGTTATTTAAGAGGTACCGTTTGGGAAAACAGTTCGGCACAGTTGTAATTGTCGTCTAAAGAGACGTGTGTGtcacaggggcttgtcacaATTTGATGGTGTGGACTGGTGGACTGTGGTGGTATGGATGGAGtcaataaatttaattgaatatttgtgtTTATCGCCTCACGATCACTACTAATCACGTGTAAGCTTATGCTAATCTAAATGTGACAGGACTCTGAGAGGGTCTAGAATTTAATGCTTTTTGTAACGCACATTAATGTTTCATGCCCGAGGATTCTGAGATATCATAAATAGCTCTTTTAACACGAAAAATGCTATGCCTGGAAAAGGCTGTTTTTCAAGCAGCGCCCTCTACACTCACGTACCAGGACGGGTTTCAAATCTCGGTTCCTCCACAGTTACAAACActtattagaatttaattaatGTGATTATAAGAACGATAGTCTCGCGAAACTGGGAATACAGACTCAGCAACAAAACTGTACTGATTCGTACTGAAAAGCCAATCCAAATCCAGTAATCACTAAATAAGACAAACCATAATGTACATGATGATAATGTGCAATGTATATTTCTATAACAACTTTTACAAGACATTGTATGTACTCTGTTGCAGGcaataacaatttcaatttacaCTCACACACAAAACTTAGAGTTTGATGTCGGAAACTTaatattatattcaaattGGTAAATGTGGTGAAAAAAGATCACTAGccgacagtttttttttcttcgtaTGATACATGATTTGATACACTGTCTAACTCGAAAGAAATGTTAAGGTTAAGTAActaacaataaaatatttgaagaTGAGCTTTTTGATAACAACATTCAGGTTTGATAGAGGGGACCCAACTAATGAGttagtgaatattttctagaGTAGATCACACACTTGTACCAGCTAGGTTAAAAACTCCATTCACTGTTTCAGATTTATGTTTAAAATGgtgttttagaattattaacAAGAAAATATCTAATAATGGCAAAAATTAACATATCTGAATTGCTCATATATGACACGGTACATGCTACATGTAAAACgtacatatttcaataagtGTTGCAAACTAAAGAATCTTATTCAAGAGGACGGTGCTTTATCACCCAGTGATCATGTTGTATACAGCAATCtaaaagtaaaacaaaattcccTGCTTAATAATTTGGTCAGAACACTTTATGATTGAGTAATTGAGGTATCAAACCTAAAGACAATACATATCTCGCTGTGCAACTATCATTTAGAATAATTCATAGATAtgacaacaatagataaataaTTGTATCAGTACCtggtaggcctacatgaacTACGAAGCTACTAAGCATCAAAATCGTGAAATTCAAAGAACTGATTCTTCCGACAATGCAAGGGCACTATCATGAATGGTCTTAGCAATGACAGAAAATACTTCACAACTTTTCATATGTCTCATGTTTAACTCAATAAAATAACATAGTGAGGTATGATTTAGAGTACCACATTACTGGCCAGATATGAAGTGCAAACAGCAAAACATTAAGATTCACACAATTGTTCATCAGAGCTGATCTATTCACATGATTATATCTGGACTGTAGTGTAACCTCCTGATCATTTACCTTTTAACATGTGGTAAACaggtaatttcatttttgactaGCATCATATTttgcatttatatatatttacataaacaTAACATTTTAAAATGACAGGTGCTAGCAATACAATTAAGAATGCAAGAGTTATGAAAACAAAGATTTATAGCCGAGAtagaatatttttgtaaataactTACTCTGTTGCTACTTCTATTTCTAACTAATCCTGATGAACTTTCAAGTGAAATACCGTACACACGCAGTTGATAACAGACCTTAACCTGCCCATTGTTAAGGTTGCAAATGTGGTTGCCGTTGACTATTTAAAATCAACAGTATACATGAGATCAGCCCTTTACAACAATGCAGATAATAATATGGGAAATTTT is a window of Tubulanus polymorphus chromosome 2, tnTubPoly1.2, whole genome shotgun sequence DNA encoding:
- the LOC141898420 gene encoding DNA ligase 4-like — protein: MSTSGSTLSVASKVPFSELAGLLERIERLSGRRTLETRRSILKEFVVKWRSFHDKLHADNPNTADSFFPALRLLLPQLEKERVAYGIKENTLARLFIEVLCLNKESPDAQKLLNYKAPKVAKGAGGDFASVAYFVLKNRCPDKGKLTIEDVNECLNGIASGNAKKNKDAVRKHILKLLKESSALEQKWLIRMIMKELKCGISQQTVFSVYHEDAEDLYNVTNSLEKVAVQLKNPAVRLHEIGISMFSPFRPMLGERGAPSKVEKLMDNKEFYVETKYDGERMQLHKDDAIYKYFSRGGNEYTATYGSSPYDGNFTPYVHSAFLPNVKACILDGEMLGYNAETKTLGSKGENFDIKSKDIKDYQPCLAIFDILYLNGEVLSNKPLSERTDILKEVINPIEGRIFLSERKIAKTRQDCADALNEAIDNREEGIMIKSINSIYKPNTRRGGWFKIKPEYVGGLMDELDLVVVGGYFGGGHRSGMMSHFLLAAAIPPAAGQSKPTVFHSFCKVGTGYTRRELYEFNRSLANHLQVFDKKNPPTSIILASGFKEKPDLWIEPSKSYILQVKAAEVIDSERFKTKCTLRFPRVEKIRSDKKWYDCMTTDDIEQLRKKSEGKLAAHYAGIEEEEPSKKKRRVIQRSAKPTVAVQFRATDTSTVLQVSEMFAGKEFCIVNGSTAHTKADLEKAVVKFGGEIVQNPDVKSTYCIVAEKVVVKVNNFIKTGCYDVVKASWLARCDGAKRFIPWTPLDMIFTSAKTKAQFALDYDKYGDSFFDDTSAEQLEIVFKEISEQDNTEKVNSEMIASFEMEYFPNESEFGLFRLCRVYLDNNLVIGDSTTHIKDSSLDLLGLEIRSYGATVVDSIDEKVSHVVVDSGDTERVHELRNLSKSREKMFHLVTERWAYDCLESKSLKTERYYGP